A stretch of Besnoitia besnoiti strain Bb-Ger1 chromosome V, whole genome shotgun sequence DNA encodes these proteins:
- a CDS encoding DNA-directed RNA polymerase I RPA2 (encoded by transcript BESB_063320), with amino-acid sequence MTAEDGRGRKRRPPPTGAEDLEAGEEAAPAAAKSSFRPSSMPASPLPRAAFNAALQQAVFSHVRSYDTFAEVYVEEMVKDLPVVYVDPSYDADKHEANPYYAPSDYIKLAVSSVSLGAPVRFDASLKSGLSPAAAAVEKLLLLPRHCRESHTTYGAPLKVSFVRSNNKTGETLRKEVVVGVVPLMVRSRLCSTRGMSPEELQKAGEDVDDGGGYFIINGNERVIRYVIQQRTNFPIALKRAAFANRDAFCTPYAVLLRSQRYDGTSTSNILLDAEDGRCTYRILLNRQEHFCSFFLLLRCLAGNLSLAQLKAKMLEGAWADEQDCVGLSQLFEQIWGQEAPFADSDVLENRPLHQLGLVFWRGVSWLLRPGSSYEDAGAYVIRHFVLPHLDSWADKFNMALLMYKKLRLLKQGKISAESLDSFAYQEVVLPGQILASVLKDALFSCLAKMRLHYLQEVRMLQGADQNPTPAIYSNKLFDVVTDRCAPEISQKLSYFMATGNIRTTQLDLQQLSGWTVTADRLNIHRFLSHFRAVHRGQFFTTMKTTSVRKLLGETWGFLCPVHTPDGAPCGLLLHLAQSAAPVALPPDRKAIASIRLFLHKQGICVDLEGISGLPPADLGASVRLASRPVSLAPPAASAESAEPADATESSETSPAVSAPSAGAASTFPLVVDGAVVCHLDRKDFFYWVERFRDLKSKEAEDFKQHWEVVGFPHKGGNLESIFIFTFPGRLVRPVRHIKSGRIEYIGPLMQPWAAIACRPSDVKRNDRLRKLHEPIISEVLSSSSGSSKDALAWRFQALAGTPPSKAKKSSSGAAREDDKPFPLIGAGEATGTDALFAFNAPVQYEYVELKSSAFLSIAASLTPYSHHNQSPRNIYQCQMLKQTMGTPFHSVPYRHDNKAYRLITPQRPLVRTEDYRRFDFDDYPSGVNAVVAVMCYTGFDMEDAMILNKASMERGAFHGCVYKTKVIDAAPASARMGTAAQYTFSNVNAFGRKHVMGLDGDGFPPIAARLEKGETYCRVQTSSSSSSFLSNNGGAIQHGYKDGETAYVDGVTFISPPESSQERLAAAGLKGCRASLRLRCVRKPVIGDKFASRHGQKGILSMLWPHEDMPFTESGLVPDILFNPHGFPSRMTIGMLIESMAGKAAAVHGAYQDATPFREFPPQTAQGTNKWLDQGGYHGWVKRGERYRTPEEERQAQQEPETPVDYFGKALLRAGYQYYGTEELYSGVYGVPLTAHIFTGLIYYQRLRHMVTDKHQVRATGPVDALTHQPVKGRKRHGGVRFGEMERDALIAHGAAALLQDRLLHCSDAHKTFCCPACGSILTPAVSPTLRGRNVGGKRTVPLCKVCHVPCRLIMIPYVFRYLANELAAMNVTIRLKLAEFGQPLGMKPKTALGPVEAK; translated from the exons ATGACCGCCGaagacggccgcgggcgcaagaggcgtccgccgcccACAGGGGCGGAGGACCTCGAGGCGGGTGAGGAGGCggctcctgccgccgcgaagtcCTCGTTTCGGCCTTCGAGCatgcctgcgtcgcctctgccgcgcgcggccttcaacgcggcgctgcagcaggctgTCTTCTCTCACGTGCGCTCCTACGACACCTTCGCCGAGGTATACGTTGAAGAAATGGTCAAAGACCTCCCCGTAGTCTACGTCGACCCGAGCTACGACGCGGACAAACACGAGGCTAACCCCTACTACGCGCCTTCAGACT ACATCAAACTCGCGGTTTCATCGGTGTCTCTGGGCGCGCCCGTCCGCTTCGACGCTTCGCTCAAGTCTGGgctgtcgccggcggcggccgcagtcgagaagctccttctgcttccgcgGCACTGCCGCGAATCTCACACGACTtacggcgcgccgctgaagGTCTCCTTCGTCCGCAGCAACAACAAAACCGGCGAGACGCTTCGTAAGGaggtcgtcgtcggcgtcgtgcCGCTCATGGTGCGAAGCAGACTCTGCTCCACTCGCG GCATGAGCCccgaggagctgcagaaggccggcgaagacgtcgacgacggcggcggataCTTCATCATCAACGGCAACGAGCGCGTGATTCGCTACGTCATTCAGCAGCGCACGAACTTTCCGATTGCGCTCAAGCGCGCAGCCTTTGCAAACCGCGACGCCTTCTGCACTCCGTACGCCGTCCTGCTCAGGAGCCAGAG GTATGACGGCACTTCGACGTCAAACATTTTGCTGGACGCCGAGGACGGGCGGTGCACGTACCGCATTCTGTTGAATCGCCAGGAGCACTTTTGTTCGTTTTTCCTactgctgcgctgcctcgcgggcaatctctcgctcgcgcagctcaaGGCGAAGATGCTAGAGGGAGCATGGGCGGACGAGCAGGACTGCGTCGGGCTCAGTCAGCTCTTTGAACAGATCTGGGGACAGGAGGCGCCTTTCGCGGACTCCGACGTCCTCGAAAACCGA CCTCTGCACCAGCTTGGCCTGGTCTTCTGGCGGGGCGTCtcgtggctgctgcggccgggTAGCAGCTacgaggacgcgggcgcaTATGTGATTCGCCACTTCGTGCTTCCCCACCTGGACTCCTGGGCAGACAAATTCAACATGGCGCTGCTGATGTACAAGAAACTCCGTCTCTTGAAGCAAGGAAAAATCTCC GCGGAGAGTTTGGATTCCTTCGCCTACCAGGAGGTTGTGCTACCCGGGCAGATCCTCGCGTCGGTGCTGAAGGACGCGCTTTTCTCCTGCCTCGCCAAAATGAGGCTGCATTACCTGCAA GAGGTTCGCATGCTGCAAGGCGCCGACCAGAACCCGACGCCGGCGATCTACTCAAACAAGCTCTTCGACGTCGTCACAGATCG ctgcgctccTGAGATCTCCCAGAAGCTTTCCTACTTCATGGCCACGGGCAACATTCGCACGACGCAGCTCGATCTGCAGCAG CTCTCAGGGTGGACTGTGACAGCGGACCGGCTAAACATCCATCGATTCCTATCGCACTTCCGCGCCGTCCACCGTGGGCAGTTCTTCACGACCATGAAAACGACTTCG GTTCGCAAACTGCTCGGAGAAACATGGGGATTCCTCTGCCCTGTACATACGCCTGACGGTGCGCCATGCGGTCTTCTGCTCCACCTCGCGCAGTCCGCAGCGCCCGTCGCGCTCCCCCCCGATAGAAAA GCGATCGCGAGCATTCGGTTGTTCCTTCACAAGCAGGGGATCTGCGTCGACCTCGAGGGCATCTCGGGCCTCCCGCCGGCGGACCTGGGCGCCTCCGTCCGCCTGGCCTCGCGCCCTGTgtctctggcgccgcccgcagcttCGGCCGAGTCGGCAGAGCCTGCGGACGCGACTGAGTCTTCGGAGACGTCgcccgcggtctccgcgccctctgcgggcgccgcatcCACCTTCCCGCTGGTCGTGGACGGGGCGGTTGTCTGCCACCTCGACAGAAAAGACTTCTTCTACTGGGTGGAGCGCTTCCGCGACCTCAAGAGCAAGGAGGCCGAGGACTTCAAGCAGCACTGGGAGGTCGTCGGCTTTCCTCACAAAGG CGGAAACTTGGAGAGCATTTTCATTTTCACGTTTCCAGGTCGCCTCGTGCGTCCCGTGAGGCACATCAAGAGCGGCCG AATCGAGTATATTGGTCCTCTGATGCAGCCGTGGGCGGCGATCGCGTGCCGACCGTCGGACGTGAAGCGCAATGACCGTCTGCGGAAGCTGCATGAGCCGATCATTTCCGAAGTTCTTTCCTCCTCTAGCGGGAGCTCGAAGGACGCCTTGGCTTGGCGCTTCCAGGCGCTCGCAGGCACGCCCCCGAGCAAGGCGAAGAAGTCGagctcgggcgccgcgcgcgaggatgACAAGCCGTTCCCGCTGAttggcgccggcgaggcgacgggaaCGGACGCGCTCTTCGCTTTCAACGCCCCGGTGCAGTACGAATACGTCGAGCTGAagtcctccgccttccttAGCATCGCCGCCAGTCTGACGCCCTACAGCCACCACAATCAAAGTCCGAG AAACATTTACCAGTGCCAAATGCTTAAGCAGACGATGGGGACTCCGTTCCACTCTGTGCCATATCGCCACGACAACAAAGCGTACCGACTCAtcacgccgcagcgcccgctcGTGCGAACCGAGGACTACCGGCGTTTTGACTTCGATGACTATCCCAGCGGCGTCAACGCGGTCGTTGCTGTCATGTGCTACACGGG TTTTGATATGGAAGACGCAATGATTCTGAACAAGGCGTCGatggagcgcggcgccttccacGGATGCGTCTACAAGACCAAAGTCAtcgacgcagcgccggccTCAGCTCGCATG GGCACAGCGGCGCAGTACACTTTCAGCAACGTCAACGCCTTTGGCAGGAAGCACGTGATGGGCCTTGACGGCGATGGCTTCCCGCCGATCGCCGCCAGGctcgagaagggcgagacCTACTGCAG AGTACAGAcatcgtcttcgtcgtcgtcgtttcTCTCAAATAACGGAGGCGCGATTCAGCACGGGTACAAGGACGGAGAGACTGCGTACGTCGACGGCGTGACTTTTATTTCGCCGCCCGAGTCTTCGCAGGAGCGCTTGGCTGCGGCAGGCCTCAAAGGCTGCCGAGCGTCGCTGCGCTTGCGCTGCGTCCGAAAGCCTGTGATCGGCGACAAATTCGCCTCCCGCCATGGGCAGAAGGGGATTCTCTCGATGCTCTGGCCCCACGAAGACATGCCTTTCACG GAATCGGGTCTGGTGCCCGATATTCTTTTCAATCCGCACGGCTTCCCGAGTCGCATGACGATCGGGATGCTCATCGAAAGCATGGCGGGCAAGGCCGCCGCAGTCCACGGCGCGTACCAG GACGCGACGCCATTCCGCGAGTTCCCGCCGCAGACTGCTCAGGGAACGAATAAGTGGCTAGACCAAGGAGGCTACCATG GCTGGgtgaagcgaggcgagcgctaTCGCACTCCCGAGGAGGAGCGTCAGGCACAGCAGGAGCCTGAGACGCCCGTGGACTACTTCGGAAAAGCCCTGCTTCGAGCCG GCTACCAGTACTACGGCACGGAGGAGCTCTACAGTGGCGTCTACGGAGTGCCCCTGACGGCCCACATCTTCACTGGCCTCATTTACTATCAAAGGCTCAGGCACATG GTTACGGACAAGCACCAAGTTCGTGCGACAGGTCCTGTCGATGCGCTGACGCATCAGCCTGTCAAAGGCAGAAAGCGCCACGGAGGCGTGCGGTTTGGCGAgatggagagagacgcgctcATCGCCCAcggagccgctgcgctcCTGCAGGATCGTCTCCTGCAC TGCTCGGATGCGCACAAAACCTTTTGCTGCCCTGCATGCGGGAGCATTTTGACGCCGGCGGTCTCGCCGACGCTGCGCGGAAGGAACGTCGGCGGCAAGCGGACGGTGCCTCTGTGCAAGGTCTGCCACGTGCCTTGCCGCCTCATCATGATTCCTTACGTGTTCAG GTATCTCGCGAACGAGCTCGCCGCGATGAACGTCACAATTCGGCTCAAACTCGCCGAATTCGGTCAGCCCCTAGGCATGAAGCCGAAAACTGCTTTGGGCCCTGTAGAGGCCAAATag
- a CDS encoding acyltransferase domain-containing protein (encoded by transcript BESB_063330) — protein sequence MGREAARISPLGCAPNFSYGQPFPLFPVDNAARLEERARARAPAAFPSWRLFASRGSPFAGFESWFSSASARKGSSRSRAVWLGALSLLSLVSHACAAPASAPSVSSALSGYALPPRALSPRDALRDQHRRFPPAGDRLLAPMRPPTGGDERRRKASAPLASCALTFDGGQTELCNNTRSGATRGSFHDVKTHGREWGCGQTLGSDHLPTSPFARSPAAFLFPGPQTSCHLAGRGTGACVTAPDELAASLSSRFFSLARPAHDRPAFLSFFPHASVSSSSWLRASTAPPMSSRSSPLSPLLPLRVRRDSDPGALLASRESAAASSVSPSPPADSAAEPTRASASPQPLGSRPAASLFGLHCFATTAITGSIWWAALRLHQGVTALALSAPVAAVAARFAPSSSWRETVAERARRFAWRINTFWGRMFSNMIGCTPEIVGRENLPPSDEKVIFVANHCSLMDVAYIALAVPRCLRFVAKVELLAAPVVGLAMRLSGCPTVDRDSPESHLALFRETLRLLKGRERKGDGRRAAGTSGEAKDAAEVAEEGAGLVAFPEGKRSADGRLDPFDKGGVFRLAIQTKTRVVPISITGTHSLLPAKSLLPPARPPPGSLKVVIHPPISPNGKTHDELRTEAWEAVRSALPESQQPLSANEE from the exons ATGGggagagaagctgcgcgcaTATCGCCTCTGGGGTGTGCGCCTAACTTCTCCTACGGGCAGCCGTTTCCCCTGTTTCCTGTCGATAACGCAGCGCGTTTAGAAGAGCGCGCcagggctcgcgcgcctgctgctttTCCATCCTGGCGTTTGTTTGCTTCTCGAGGCTCTCCATTTGCGGGGTTCGAGTCATGgttttcctccgcttcggcgCGGAAGGGCAGCTCGCGGAGTCGCGCCGTCTGGCTTGGAgccctttctctcctctccctcgtcagtcacgcgtgtgcagcgcctGCTTCAGCGCCCTCGGTTTCCTCTGCGTTATCCGGCTACGCCTTGCCTCCGCGTgccctgtcgccgcgcgacgccctccgcgaccAGCATCGCCGCTTCCCCCCTGCCGGCGACCGTCTTCTGGCGCCGATGAGGCCGCCGACTGGAGGAGACGAGCGACGGAGaaaggcgtctgcgccgcttgcCTCGTGTGCGCTCACCTTCGACGGAGGCCAAACAGAGCTCTGCAACAACACGCGATCGGGCGCCACCCGCGGCTCGTTTCACGACGTCAAAACTCACGGCAGAGAGTGGGGATGCGGACAGACACTGGGAAGCGACCACCTCCCAACGTCCCCCTTCGCGAGGTCTCCGGCGGCTTTTCTGTTTCCAGGCCCTCAGACCTCTTGCCATCTTGCAGGCCGCGGCACAGGAGCCTGCGTGACTGCTCCGGATGAACtcgccgcttcgctctcctcgagATTCTTTTCTCTTGCTCGGCCTGCACACGACCGCCCCGCCTTCCTGTCCTTCTTCCCCCacgcctccgtctcttcgAGCTCCTGGCTTCGTGCCTCCACAGCGCCGCCCATGTCTTCTCGCTCCTCGCCGTTATCTCCGCTGTTGCCGCTGCGCGTTCGTCGCGACAGTGACCCAGGCGCCTTGCTGGCGTCGCGGGAgagcgctgctgcgtcgtcagtttctccttcgcctccagcggattccgccgcggagcctacgcgcgcttctgcgtcgccgcagccgcttggttcgcggccggctgcgtcgctcttcgGTCTCCACTGCTTCGCGACCACTGCGATAACTGGCAGCATCTGGTGggcggcgcttcgtctgcacCAAGGCGTGACggcccttgcgctctcggcgccagtcgccgccgtcgccgcgcgcttcgcgccgtcgtcctcgtgGCGGGAGACtgtcgccgagcgcgcgcggcggttCGCCTGGCGCATCAACACGTTCTGGGGCCGAATGTTTTCAAACATGATCGGCTGCACGCCGGAGATTGTGGGAAGGGAGAACTTGCCGCCGAGCGACGAAAAAGTCATCTTCGTGGCTAACCACTGCTCCCTGATGGATGTCGCCTACATCGCGCTCGCAGTCCCCCGCTGTCTGCGCTTCGTGGCGAAGGTCGaactcctcgccgcccccgtCGTCGGGCTCGCCATGCGGCTCTCCGGTTGTCCCACTGTCGACCGTGACTCGCCCGAAAGCCACCTCGCGCTGTTCCgggagacgctgcgcctcctgaagggccgcgagagaaaaggtGACGGGCGACGAGCGGCTGGAACCAgtggcgaggcgaaggacgcagCAGAAgtcgcagaagaaggcgctggcCTGGTCGCGTTTCCAGAAGGAAAACGGAGCGCGGATGGTCGACTAGATCCCTTCGATAAAGGAGGCGTTTTTCGGCTCGCCATCCAA ACGAAAACGCGCGTCGTGCCGATAAGCATCACTGGCACGCACTCGCTGCTCCCTGCAAAGTCCCTTCTGccccctgcgcggccgccacctGGCAGCCTGAAGGTCGTCATTCATCCGCCGATCTCGCCAAACGGCAAAACCCAC GACGAGCTTCGTACTGAGGCGTGGGAAGCGGTTCGCTCCGCGCTTCCTGAGAgccagcagccgctctccgcgaACGAAGAGTAG
- a CDS encoding Ser/Thr phosphatase family protein (encoded by transcript BESB_063340) translates to MRASMRTQSPLLSLPLLSLASLLLLLLAAAFWRPVHAFRSLLPPPPWGASAGKTPIYAMPPTLFLSGQDSAKCVCPGAVSAAPLPASSPTAAFLAAKSAADGQETNTGTSGNAGGREGLCCADKADAFLRAFEAPLGVTFASIGDTGRASDLLVKNAAALAAASTAVDLRFVNLLGDNFYPDGVLSTNDTSWTAVVDRPFGIPALRKVAFFPVLGNHDYHTNPYAQIERYAQQNAPYVKARLSRATDAAAETPSSAPGVPAVEFSPEDGDEDDLLSSLDAVYVQEKLPWFVASKRASAMRFSNAPMSGADGPQWRFPNYCWPRGASGVLVSVQTGDESERSNVIVVTVYVDAMTLIADERRSFTRVPIRFPKDSVYEEQLAFLEATLSAAAKEADWIFICGHAPVVTDGQARRNLPEFSTRLKDLMNKYKVDSYLAGHEHMLSFFQEPGVNDATFIISGSGSKQAYRGSCRRDSCLFSTTEAGFALHALSKKELHHAFVSADGKVLFTKTQIAQDRDEMRSAAKSSPRYPNIRRVYIGPHDMQHVRPPLRLPEYAYFLLGAFACALAFLLVLWVRRRAVPLVATHKDDIRYVCGRWNVPSCCVACFACLCGVLGRAYPPSSSPPASPSFSNRRYSCPLASLSTVGNRSVEGQPLVRVKKPAEDNEAPGAPAAGQGLAAAREDPTAPGAQESPDGSRKTSKKLPAVDVEGAVLLGHTLAPTADGGRAREVCSAPVSGLL, encoded by the exons ATGCGCGCTTCTATGCGGACCCAGTCGCCTTTGCTTTCTctgccgctcctctctcttgccAGTTTGCTCCTGCTTCTTCTAGCTGCCGCTTTTTGGCGCCCTGTCCACGCGttccgctctctgctgccgccgcctccttggGGAGCGAGCGCGGGCAAAACCCCGATCTATGCGATGCCGCCGacgctttttctctctgggCAAGACTCAGCTAAGTGCGTCTGCCCTGGCGCCGTTTCTGCGGCCCCGCtccccgcgtcttcgcccaCAGCCGCGTTCCTTGCtgcgaagagcgcggcggaTGGTCAGGAGACAAACACGGGAACGAGCGGCAACGCTGGCGGCCGAGAGGGCTTGTGCTGCGCCGATAAAGCAGACGCGTTCCTCAGGGCGTTCGAagcgcctctcggcgtcACCTTTGCGTCCATCGGCGATACAGGCCGCGCCAGCGACCTCCTCGTGAAG AATGCGGCAGCTCTGGCTGCTGCCAGTACCGCCGTGGATCTTCGATTTGTGAATCTTCTCGGTGACAACTTCTACCCGGATGGCGTTCTCTCCACCAACGACACCTCGTGGACGGCTGTGGTTGACCGGCCGTTTGGAATCCCCGCTCTGCGAAAG GTAGCCTTCTTTCCCGTGTTGGGCAACCACGACTACCACACGAATCCCTACGCGCAGATCGAGCGGTACGCGCAGCAGAACGCGCCTTACGTGAAGGCCCGCTTGTCGCGCGCGACtgacgctgccgcggagactccCAGTTCGGCTCCCGGCGTGCCCGCCGTGGAGTTCTCTcccgaagacggcgacgaagatgACTTGTTGTCGTCGCTCGACGCGGTCTACGTGCAGGAGAAGCTTCCCTGGTTTGTAGCCAGTAAAAGGGCTTCTGCCATGCGATTCTCGAATG CGCCGATGTCTGGAGCGGACGGACCTCAGTGGCGCTTCCCCAACTACTG CTGGCCGCGCGGAGCGTCTGGCGTCCTGGTGTCTGTGCAGACGGGTGACGAGTCGGAGAGGTCGAATGTGATTGTTGTGACGGTCTACGTCGACGCGATGACGCTGATCGCCGACGAACGCCGGTCATTCACTCGCGTGCCGATCAGGTTCCCCAAGGACTCCGTGTATGAAGAGCAACTCGCCTTCCTGGAAGCCACTCTCAGTGCAG cggcgaaggaggcggacTGGATTTTCATCTGCGGACACGCGCCGGTGGTCACCGACGGACAAGCCAGGCGGAATCTGCCCGAGTTCTCGACTCGCCTGAAAGACTTGATGAACAAGTACAAAGTCGACAGCTACCTCGCGGGCCACGAACACATGCTGAGTTTCTTCCAG GAGCCTGGGGTGAACGACGCCACCTTCATCATCAGCGGCAGTGGCAGCAAGCAGGCGTACCGCGGGAGTTGCCGGCGAGACAGCTGTCTGTTCAGCACAACGGAAGCGGGTTTCGCGCTGCATGCACTGAGCAAAAAGGAGCTCCACCACGCATTCGTTTCTGCAGACGGCAAAGTTCTCTTCACGAAGACGCAGATCGCGCAAGACCGTGACGAGATGC GTTCGGCCGCGAAGTCCTCGCCGAGGTATCCCAATATTCGGCGCGTCTACATCGGTCCGCATGACATGCAGCAcgtgcggccgccgcttcggctGCCGGAATACGCGTACTTCCTCttgggcgccttcgcctgtgCACTGGCTTTTCTGTTGGTCTTGTGGGTCCGACGCCGAGCCGTCCCGCTCGTCGCCACACACAAGGACGACATCCGGTacgtctgcgggcgctggaACGTGCCCAGCTGCTGTGTCGCGTGCTTCGCGTGCCTGTGCGGCGTCTTGGGTCGCGCGTAtcctccgtcctcctcgccgccggcgtcacCCAGCTTCTCCAACAGGCGCTATTCGTGTCCCCTGGCCTCGCTCTCGACCGTGGGGAACCGGTCCGTAGAGGGACAGCCCCTGGTGCGGGTCAAGAAGCCCGCCGAGGACAACGAGGCCCcgggcgcgcccgctgccgggcagggcctcgcggccgcgcgcgaggacccGACGGCCCCTGGCGCCCAGGAGTCGCCCGACGGCAGCCGGAAGACGTCGAAGAAACTCCCCGCCGTCGACGTGGAAGGCGCGGTCCTGCTCGGGCACACCTTGGCGCCGACAGCAGACGGAGGCCGGGCGCGGGAGGTGTGctccgcgcccgtctccgGTCTCCTTTGA